The following are from one region of the Natronosporangium hydrolyticum genome:
- a CDS encoding trypsin-like serine peptidase — protein MRRTPILAAIAATASALLLVSGASTAQANPALAPTGAVGQPAAVTADQQAAVLDHWTSERMRAAVPIAELAGDLVGDAPAGPAPTVGAPTVIAPTVAAEPAEASLLAFPHSGGAWNAGGAVTQTAGRVFFTYQGQSSSCSGNAVTSTNGSTVMTAGHCIKLNGSFHTNWVFVPGYHNGNDPYGTWPAVQTFITPQWNASENINFDIGAVVVGTVGGQRLTDVVGGQGVAFNQSRGAAMYAFGYPAASPYNGSQLIYCSGNTFNDPLFTTAIGMTCNMTGGSSGGPWFRSFNESTGTGIQNSVNSFGYIFFPNRMFGPYFGSEGQAVYNTAQSA, from the coding sequence ATGCGTCGTACCCCCATTCTGGCGGCGATCGCCGCCACCGCCAGCGCACTGCTGCTGGTCAGCGGTGCCAGCACCGCGCAGGCCAACCCCGCCCTGGCGCCCACCGGAGCGGTCGGCCAGCCGGCGGCGGTCACCGCCGACCAGCAGGCCGCGGTGCTGGACCATTGGACCAGCGAGCGGATGCGCGCCGCGGTGCCGATTGCGGAGCTCGCCGGCGACCTGGTCGGCGATGCGCCGGCTGGCCCCGCCCCGACGGTCGGCGCGCCCACGGTGATCGCCCCGACGGTCGCGGCGGAGCCGGCCGAGGCCAGCCTGCTGGCGTTCCCCCATTCCGGCGGGGCGTGGAACGCCGGCGGCGCGGTCACCCAGACCGCCGGCCGGGTCTTCTTCACCTACCAGGGCCAGTCGTCGTCCTGCTCCGGCAACGCGGTGACCAGCACCAACGGCAGCACGGTGATGACCGCCGGGCACTGCATCAAGCTGAACGGCAGCTTCCACACCAACTGGGTGTTCGTGCCCGGCTACCACAACGGCAACGACCCGTACGGCACCTGGCCGGCGGTGCAGACCTTCATCACCCCGCAGTGGAACGCCAGCGAGAACATCAACTTCGACATCGGGGCGGTGGTGGTCGGCACGGTCGGCGGCCAGCGGCTCACTGATGTGGTCGGCGGTCAGGGCGTGGCCTTCAACCAGTCGCGGGGGGCGGCGATGTACGCGTTCGGCTACCCCGCCGCCTCGCCGTACAACGGTTCGCAGCTGATCTACTGCAGCGGCAACACCTTCAACGATCCGCTGTTCACCACCGCTATCGGCATGACCTGCAACATGACCGGCGGCTCCAGCGGCGGCCCGTGGTTCCGTAGCTTCAACGAGAGCACCGGCACCGGCATCCAGAACTCGGTCAACAGCTTCGGCTACATCTTCTTCCCCAACCGGATGTTCGGCCCGTACTTCGGCAGCGAAGGCCAGGCCGTCTACAACACCGCCCAGTCCGCCTGA
- a CDS encoding ATP-binding protein, translated as MSATGAVGREELLARAWKQLRDDHSVVVTGPAGAGKSTVLDALARRAADAGDRVLRCAPVEAETGLPFLALIDLLAGLDGDPAWAQLTPSWQASLAAVRHGAVPPGDQAQQLVIRLAARQLCRVVARRRPLLLVIDDLQWLDPASEQVLAFIARRVGDAPVRALVSQRSASAAAAGTVAAAPLTADPDRPDGALASPHAPPVCPPPVHQLSLPPLSLAVLRELLIDQLGVVPPPATLRRIHATSAGNPLFALELVRALARLPQPPAPEEPLPVPDRLRGLMRERLTAVPAATQQTLLLVAAAARPTGALLRLAGRRHASAHLATAAELGIVEVSHGGVVRFTHPLLAATVYGDAPPTRRKQAHAQLAAAVTDPIERARHRARAAHGPDEAVARSLIRAAQVARRRGAPAVAAELAQAAADRTPQPARAGDRILRAAADALAAGLCDQARHLAESVLANATAPRQRVAAWLVVLDATSQALPHAEPLLAQALADAGDRPRLQAQIRVRAVTKALMEGELPRALAEADRCAQLAETAQDQDTLLRVLCMRAVAELSMGRAEVAATIGRAQQLAGELPHPPTYHGPRHLLARSYLHQDRFEEARAELTPLIAQAEAAGQVEDLAALLRNLAEVELRAGRCRPALAAAHRSLQLVEDADLSTGPVLSVAALAEAVGGDPDRARALAERGVALASADGDQFSLSRNLHALGLATLMTGETSTAVAALRRVAQIEARMGELDPTLFRWHADHVEALVADQELTEAAAALATFRPPASRLRRRSVLAALARAEAWSLLAQGDAAHAAGQLRLAAAELTGMPLEYGRTLYALGVAERRRRRRTAARTAFRDALAIFEQAGAAPWAQRTRAELAAPEPTGGGELTTIEHRIAELVTAGATNQQVASALSVSVKTVEAHLTRIYRKRGVRSRAELAGAFATEQRIKGFS; from the coding sequence GTGAGCGCAACCGGGGCGGTGGGGCGGGAGGAGTTGCTCGCGCGGGCCTGGAAACAGCTGCGTGACGACCACAGCGTTGTGGTGACCGGTCCGGCGGGTGCGGGCAAGTCCACCGTGCTCGACGCGCTCGCGCGCCGGGCCGCCGATGCCGGGGACCGGGTACTGCGGTGCGCACCGGTGGAGGCCGAGACCGGACTGCCCTTCCTCGCCCTGATCGACCTCCTCGCCGGGCTCGACGGCGACCCGGCCTGGGCGCAGCTCACCCCATCCTGGCAGGCGTCCCTGGCGGCGGTACGCCACGGCGCCGTGCCCCCTGGCGACCAGGCGCAGCAGTTGGTGATCCGGCTCGCCGCCCGGCAGCTGTGCCGAGTCGTCGCCCGACGCCGACCGCTCCTGTTGGTAATCGACGATCTGCAATGGCTTGATCCGGCCAGCGAACAGGTACTGGCGTTCATCGCCCGTCGCGTCGGTGACGCCCCGGTGCGGGCCCTGGTCTCGCAACGTTCCGCATCCGCTGCCGCCGCGGGTACTGTGGCCGCAGCGCCGCTGACCGCCGACCCCGACCGCCCGGACGGCGCGCTTGCCTCGCCGCACGCCCCACCGGTCTGCCCCCCGCCGGTGCATCAGCTGTCACTGCCGCCGCTCTCACTCGCGGTGCTGCGAGAACTCCTCATCGACCAGCTCGGGGTGGTGCCGCCCCCGGCGACGCTGCGGCGCATCCACGCGACCAGCGCCGGTAACCCGCTGTTCGCGCTGGAGCTGGTCCGGGCGCTCGCTCGGCTGCCGCAACCGCCCGCCCCGGAGGAGCCGCTGCCGGTGCCGGACCGGCTCCGCGGGCTGATGCGGGAACGGCTCACCGCGGTACCCGCAGCCACCCAGCAGACCTTGCTACTGGTCGCCGCCGCTGCCCGGCCGACCGGCGCGCTGCTACGACTAGCCGGCCGTCGCCATGCATCGGCCCACCTCGCCACCGCCGCGGAGCTGGGCATCGTGGAGGTAAGCCACGGCGGTGTGGTGCGCTTCACCCACCCGTTGCTGGCGGCCACAGTCTATGGTGACGCCCCGCCGACCCGGCGGAAACAGGCGCACGCGCAGCTCGCCGCGGCCGTCACCGACCCGATCGAGCGGGCCCGACACCGGGCGCGGGCGGCGCACGGGCCCGACGAGGCGGTCGCGCGAAGTCTGATCCGGGCAGCGCAGGTGGCCCGCCGCCGCGGAGCGCCCGCGGTCGCCGCCGAACTGGCCCAGGCTGCGGCCGACCGGACCCCGCAGCCAGCCCGGGCGGGTGACCGGATTCTCCGGGCCGCCGCCGACGCCCTCGCCGCCGGCCTGTGCGACCAGGCCCGGCACCTGGCTGAGTCAGTACTCGCCAACGCCACCGCCCCCCGCCAGCGGGTTGCCGCCTGGCTGGTGGTGCTCGACGCCACCAGCCAGGCCCTGCCGCATGCCGAACCACTACTCGCCCAGGCCCTCGCCGATGCCGGGGACCGCCCTCGGCTGCAGGCGCAGATCCGGGTCCGGGCGGTGACGAAGGCGCTGATGGAGGGGGAGCTGCCGCGGGCACTGGCGGAGGCTGACCGGTGCGCGCAGCTAGCAGAGACCGCGCAGGATCAAGACACGCTGCTGCGGGTCCTGTGCATGCGCGCGGTCGCCGAGCTTTCGATGGGCAGGGCCGAGGTCGCGGCCACCATCGGCCGGGCGCAGCAGCTGGCCGGTGAGCTGCCCCACCCGCCGACCTACCACGGGCCGCGGCATCTGCTGGCACGTTCCTACCTGCACCAGGACCGGTTCGAAGAGGCCCGCGCCGAGTTGACCCCGTTGATCGCCCAGGCCGAAGCGGCCGGGCAGGTCGAGGACCTGGCAGCCCTGCTCCGCAACCTCGCCGAGGTCGAGCTGCGGGCCGGCCGGTGCCGCCCCGCGCTCGCCGCCGCCCACCGCAGCCTGCAGCTGGTCGAGGACGCCGACCTGTCCACCGGGCCGGTGCTGTCGGTCGCCGCGTTGGCCGAGGCGGTCGGCGGTGACCCGGACCGGGCCCGGGCGCTGGCCGAGCGGGGAGTCGCGCTCGCCAGCGCCGACGGCGACCAGTTCTCGCTCTCGCGGAATCTGCACGCACTGGGGCTGGCGACGCTGATGACCGGCGAAACCTCGACCGCGGTCGCGGCGCTTCGGCGAGTGGCGCAGATCGAAGCAAGGATGGGTGAGCTCGATCCGACGCTGTTTCGCTGGCACGCCGACCACGTCGAAGCGCTCGTCGCCGACCAGGAGCTCACCGAGGCGGCCGCGGCGCTCGCCACCTTCCGGCCGCCCGCGAGCCGGCTACGTCGCCGCAGCGTGCTGGCGGCGCTGGCGCGGGCCGAAGCCTGGTCGCTGTTGGCCCAGGGCGACGCCGCGCACGCCGCCGGCCAGCTGCGCCTGGCCGCCGCCGAGCTGACCGGCATGCCGCTGGAGTACGGCCGGACCCTCTACGCGCTGGGCGTCGCGGAGCGGCGCCGGCGTCGGCGCACCGCCGCCCGGACCGCGTTCCGGGACGCCTTGGCGATCTTCGAACAGGCCGGAGCGGCACCGTGGGCGCAGCGCACCCGGGCGGAGCTAGCGGCGCCGGAGCCCACCGGGGGTGGCGAGCTGACCACCATCGAGCACCGGATCGCCGAGCTGGTCACCGCCGGGGCGACCAACCAGCAGGTGGCGAGCGCGTTATCGGTCAGCGTCAAGACCGTCGAGGCGCACCTCACCCGGATCTACCGCAAACGCGGTGTCCGGTCTCGGGCGGAGCTGGCCGGCGCCTTCGCCACCGAGCAGCGAATCAAGGGTTTTTCCTGA
- a CDS encoding TMEM175 family protein, with translation MDSRPLDRTTAFTDAAVAIALTLLVLPLVEVVHSAPQTPLPELVDGHGDDLLAFVVSFFVVMTFWRAHRRLFEPVQRLDERLLTLNGLWLLGVVFLPVPTAVLTFEAGDPTGAAVFYLGNLLYVALANLALAAWVYHRRSLWSPEHTGVLRQYRHRALAAVAVIAVATVLAVPFGGYALLTLAVVPAVQYLQRRRRTR, from the coding sequence GTGGACTCTCGCCCGCTGGACCGCACCACCGCCTTCACCGACGCGGCGGTGGCGATCGCCCTCACGCTGCTGGTGCTACCGCTGGTGGAGGTGGTGCACAGCGCCCCGCAGACGCCGTTGCCGGAGCTCGTGGACGGGCACGGCGACGACCTGCTCGCCTTCGTCGTCTCGTTCTTCGTGGTGATGACGTTCTGGCGGGCGCACCGGCGGCTCTTCGAGCCGGTGCAGCGCCTCGACGAACGGCTACTCACGCTGAACGGACTGTGGCTGTTGGGGGTGGTCTTCCTGCCGGTGCCCACCGCCGTGCTCACCTTCGAGGCCGGCGACCCGACCGGCGCCGCCGTTTTCTACCTGGGCAACCTGCTCTATGTGGCACTGGCCAATCTGGCCCTCGCCGCCTGGGTCTACCACCGCCGGTCGCTGTGGTCGCCCGAGCACACCGGCGTGCTGCGGCAGTACCGCCACCGTGCGCTCGCCGCGGTGGCGGTGATAGCGGTGGCGACGGTGCTCGCGGTGCCGTTCGGCGGCTACGCGCTGTTGACGTTGGCGGTGGTGCCGGCGGTGCAGTACCTGCAGCGGCGCCGCCGTACCCGGTAA
- a CDS encoding acetylserotonin O-methyltransferase: MTGPTPTSLMRLVTGFWGFKTLAAALELELFATLAGGRIRSAAELGAELGLPERATDVLLAACASLGLLERAGDGYRNTPQAEQFLVPGQRYYFGDQVRHADRRAGAWQRLTEALRTDQPASWEAGSQDSVFDTDDPQFLGSFWEAMHSTSSFTAARLAEAYDFSPHTRLLDVGGGSGACAIELCRRYPSLRATIYDLPVACRVADEKIAESGLGGRIDAVRGDFRSDPALPPGYDAILLSSILHDWDEPTGRALLRLCHAALPAGGVVVISELLLNPERTGPADAALMGMNMLVNTEGGRNYSETEYSQWLRETGFGEVTVVRFDAPGANGAVLGVKQ; encoded by the coding sequence GTGACCGGACCGACCCCGACTTCGCTAATGCGGCTCGTCACCGGCTTCTGGGGATTCAAGACGCTCGCGGCCGCCCTCGAGCTGGAACTGTTCGCCACCCTCGCGGGCGGCCGTATCCGCAGCGCGGCCGAGTTGGGTGCGGAGCTGGGACTGCCCGAGCGGGCCACCGACGTGCTGCTCGCCGCCTGCGCGTCGCTCGGTCTGCTAGAGCGGGCCGGCGATGGGTACCGCAACACACCGCAGGCCGAGCAGTTCCTGGTGCCGGGGCAGCGGTACTACTTCGGCGACCAGGTGCGCCACGCTGACCGTCGCGCCGGTGCCTGGCAGCGGCTGACCGAGGCGTTGCGCACCGACCAGCCCGCGAGCTGGGAGGCGGGTTCGCAGGACTCGGTCTTCGACACCGACGATCCGCAGTTCCTGGGGAGCTTCTGGGAGGCGATGCACTCCACCTCCAGCTTCACCGCTGCCCGGCTCGCCGAAGCGTACGACTTCAGCCCACACACCCGCCTGCTCGATGTCGGCGGCGGCTCCGGTGCGTGCGCGATCGAGCTCTGCCGTCGCTACCCGTCGCTCCGGGCCACCATCTACGACTTGCCCGTGGCGTGCCGGGTCGCCGACGAAAAGATCGCCGAATCGGGTCTCGGCGGCCGGATCGACGCCGTGCGCGGGGATTTCCGCAGCGATCCGGCGCTGCCGCCGGGGTATGACGCGATTCTACTCAGCAGCATCCTGCACGACTGGGATGAGCCGACCGGCCGGGCGCTGCTCCGGCTGTGCCATGCCGCGCTGCCGGCCGGCGGCGTCGTGGTCATCTCGGAGCTGCTGCTCAATCCGGAGCGTACCGGACCTGCCGACGCCGCACTGATGGGAATGAACATGCTAGTCAACACCGAAGGTGGCCGAAACTACTCCGAGACCGAGTACTCCCAGTGGCTACGGGAGACCGGGTTCGGCGAGGTGACGGTGGTCCGCTTCGACGCCCCGGGGGCCAATGGTGCGGTGCTCGGAGTGAAGCAGTGA
- a CDS encoding amidohydrolase family protein has translation MTGGPGTRPLLITGGHIVSLHPEVGDLPSGDLRIEHGVITAVGEQLPTGDAEVIDARDMLVLPGMVDTHTHLWESLFRGRVSESWGGEYFATIPPLGSWLSPEDTYLGTYLGAVELLANGVTAVLDYSHALLSPAHADAAVAALRAAGIRARFGYDLAGRDPAGNGELGPSQARFPDLERIAAELTGDELVQLAVCMSGVAPEHMATTVAEVGFARSLGAPLTYHNNTGGEVELLARAGVLGPDLLPAHGNLTTDTDLDLLASCGGFLSTQPEAETYSGRRPYSMVGRAHHRGVRVALGVDLPPLVNPAILPQMRLLYLLQRYLDGAQERAEGQVPVARRPGSPRLSAREVLRAGTVHGAAALGWAESVGPLAPGFAADLVLLDIGRFGPAEGDPAAQVVLGSHLGEIDTVIVGGELRKRAGRLLGVDLPAMAAKRLAARDRVLAAAGNPPPARQWWGWVDPTGQQAGP, from the coding sequence GTGACCGGCGGTCCGGGCACCCGCCCGCTGTTGATCACCGGCGGCCATATCGTCTCCCTGCACCCGGAGGTTGGCGACCTCCCCAGCGGCGACCTCAGGATCGAACACGGGGTGATCACCGCGGTCGGCGAACAGCTGCCCACCGGCGACGCCGAGGTCATCGACGCCCGCGACATGCTGGTGCTGCCCGGCATGGTCGACACCCATACCCACCTGTGGGAGTCGCTGTTCCGGGGTCGGGTCTCGGAGTCATGGGGCGGTGAGTACTTCGCCACCATCCCCCCGTTGGGCAGCTGGTTGTCCCCCGAGGACACCTATCTGGGCACCTACCTCGGCGCGGTCGAGCTACTGGCGAACGGCGTCACCGCGGTCCTCGACTACAGCCACGCGCTGCTCTCCCCGGCGCACGCCGACGCCGCTGTGGCGGCGCTACGGGCCGCGGGGATCCGCGCCCGGTTCGGCTACGACCTGGCCGGGCGGGACCCGGCCGGAAACGGCGAGCTGGGCCCCTCCCAGGCGCGATTCCCGGACCTGGAGCGCATCGCCGCGGAGCTCACCGGCGACGAGCTGGTCCAGCTGGCGGTGTGCATGAGCGGAGTCGCACCGGAGCACATGGCGACCACAGTGGCCGAGGTCGGTTTCGCCCGGTCGCTCGGAGCCCCGCTCACCTACCACAACAATACCGGCGGCGAGGTGGAGCTGTTGGCCCGAGCCGGGGTGCTCGGGCCGGATCTGCTGCCGGCGCACGGCAACCTGACCACCGACACCGACCTGGACCTACTCGCCAGCTGCGGCGGTTTCCTCTCCACCCAACCAGAGGCGGAGACCTACTCCGGGCGGCGGCCGTACAGCATGGTCGGGCGGGCCCACCATCGGGGCGTCCGGGTGGCGCTGGGAGTGGACCTGCCGCCGCTGGTGAACCCGGCCATCCTGCCGCAGATGCGGCTGCTCTACCTGCTTCAGCGCTACCTCGACGGTGCACAGGAACGGGCCGAGGGGCAGGTGCCGGTGGCGCGCCGCCCCGGCTCACCCCGGCTCAGCGCCCGGGAAGTGCTCCGGGCCGGGACCGTGCACGGCGCCGCCGCGCTGGGCTGGGCGGAGAGCGTCGGTCCGTTGGCCCCCGGATTCGCCGCCGACCTAGTGCTGCTCGACATCGGCCGGTTCGGCCCGGCCGAGGGCGACCCGGCCGCGCAGGTGGTGCTCGGCAGCCACCTCGGGGAGATAGACACCGTCATTGTGGGCGGTGAGCTCCGGAAGCGGGCCGGCCGGCTGCTCGGGGTGGACCTGCCCGCCATGGCCGCGAAGCGGCTCGCCGCCCGGGACCGGGTGCTGGCCGCCGCCGGCAACCCGCCACCCGCTCGGCAATGGTGGGGCTGGGTGGATCCGACTGGCCAGCAAGCCGGCCCATAA
- a CDS encoding class I SAM-dependent methyltransferase translates to MTASAPADTYAFDNDDVESVDRHQFLAAMLDEFTRARLSRVGDLSGARCLEIGAGGGSIARWLGDQVGPTGRVLATDLNTRLLPEHPGYTRQQHDLTTEPVPEGPWDLIHARLVLAHIPSRREIFGRLVEALAPGGALVIQEWDGTPGDWAIAAPDQAAVSLLTDYQRAVGRRLQAHGLDYTWARELHGAMLAAGMVDVDTEVHARAWPGGTPGALLLTVTLDQLRDELLGEGFTAEQLDRVRELTRDPRLVWRGLLTYSTIGRRPA, encoded by the coding sequence GTGACTGCATCGGCCCCTGCCGACACGTACGCCTTCGACAACGACGACGTGGAGTCGGTCGACCGGCATCAGTTCCTCGCCGCCATGCTGGACGAATTCACCCGCGCCCGGTTGTCCCGGGTGGGCGACCTGTCGGGCGCACGCTGCCTAGAGATCGGCGCCGGCGGCGGAAGCATCGCTCGCTGGCTGGGCGACCAGGTCGGACCGACCGGCCGGGTGCTGGCGACCGACCTCAACACCCGGCTGCTGCCCGAGCACCCCGGCTACACGCGCCAGCAGCACGATCTGACCACCGAACCGGTGCCGGAAGGCCCGTGGGACCTCATCCACGCCCGGCTGGTGCTGGCCCACATCCCCAGCCGCCGAGAGATCTTCGGCCGGCTGGTGGAAGCCCTCGCTCCGGGTGGTGCGCTGGTGATCCAGGAGTGGGACGGCACCCCCGGCGACTGGGCGATCGCCGCCCCGGACCAAGCGGCGGTCTCGCTGCTCACCGACTACCAGCGGGCAGTGGGCCGGCGGCTACAGGCGCACGGGCTGGACTACACCTGGGCCCGGGAACTGCACGGCGCCATGCTGGCGGCGGGCATGGTCGATGTGGACACCGAGGTGCACGCCCGGGCGTGGCCCGGCGGCACGCCAGGAGCGCTGCTGCTCACGGTCACCCTGGACCAGCTGCGCGACGAACTGCTCGGGGAAGGTTTCACCGCTGAACAGCTGGACCGGGTCCGCGAACTGACCAGGGACCCGCGGCTAGTGTGGCGGGGGTTGCTGACCTACTCCACGATCGGACGCCGCCCGGCCTAG
- a CDS encoding ABC transporter ATP-binding protein, with product MIRLVNISQTFQGRAGAVEALRDIDLEVGEGEFVAVVGRSGCGKSTLLRMVAGLLNPTRGEVYVDDALVDRPRRDLGMVFQRPALLPWRSVYDNVMLPIEFFGWRKSAYRDRAMALLSKVGLDGFHKRLPHELSGGMQQRVALCRSLLTEPRALLMDEPFSALDALTREELSAELQRIHMDNAATILFVTHSISEAVLLADRVVVLTPRPGRILRTLEIRIPRPRTLGHNAHQEEVAQLSAELHELLMADHEPTAAAGRVGG from the coding sequence ATGATCCGATTGGTCAATATTTCGCAGACCTTCCAGGGTCGTGCCGGCGCCGTCGAGGCGCTTCGCGACATCGACCTCGAGGTCGGTGAAGGCGAGTTCGTGGCGGTGGTGGGACGTTCCGGGTGCGGCAAGTCCACGCTGCTCCGGATGGTCGCCGGCCTGCTGAACCCGACCCGCGGCGAAGTGTATGTGGACGATGCGCTGGTCGACCGTCCCCGCCGTGACCTCGGTATGGTCTTCCAGCGGCCGGCGCTGCTGCCGTGGCGATCGGTCTACGACAACGTGATGTTGCCGATCGAGTTCTTCGGCTGGCGTAAGTCCGCCTACCGGGACCGGGCGATGGCGCTGCTGTCCAAGGTCGGTCTGGACGGTTTTCACAAGCGGTTGCCGCATGAGCTCTCCGGCGGGATGCAGCAGCGGGTGGCCTTGTGCCGGTCGCTGCTCACCGAACCGCGAGCGTTGTTGATGGACGAGCCGTTCTCGGCGTTGGACGCGTTGACCAGGGAGGAGCTCTCCGCTGAGCTGCAGCGGATCCACATGGACAACGCCGCCACCATCCTCTTCGTCACCCACTCGATCAGTGAGGCGGTGTTGTTGGCCGATCGGGTGGTGGTCCTGACGCCCCGCCCCGGCCGGATCCTGCGCACGTTGGAGATTCGCATCCCCCGCCCGCGTACCCTCGGCCACAACGCCCACCAGGAAGAGGTCGCGCAGCTCAGCGCGGAACTCCACGAGCTGTTGATGGCAGATCACGAACCCACCGCCGCAGCGGGGCGGGTCGGCGGCTGA
- a CDS encoding O-methyltransferase: protein MTKALTLTDELYDYLVEHCTPPDPLVAELIERTRAILPEQAKMQVAPEQAGFLRLLVGVMGAREIVEVGTFTGLSALSMASALPATGKLITFDISTEYTELARDFWRRAGVADRIELRIGPAVAGLRELPTEPRIDFAFIDADKPNYYRYWQELVPRMRPGGLLAVDNVLWDGRVLEAEPTDERTRAIIQFNQDILADDRVELVMLPIADGITLARRR, encoded by the coding sequence ATGACAAAGGCCCTCACCCTCACCGACGAGCTCTACGACTATCTGGTGGAGCACTGCACCCCGCCGGATCCACTGGTGGCTGAGCTCATTGAACGGACCCGGGCGATCCTTCCGGAGCAGGCGAAGATGCAGGTAGCGCCCGAACAAGCGGGGTTTCTGCGGTTGCTGGTCGGGGTCATGGGTGCGCGGGAAATCGTGGAGGTAGGCACCTTCACCGGGCTCTCGGCGCTCTCGATGGCCAGTGCTCTGCCGGCCACCGGAAAGCTTATTACATTCGATATCTCCACCGAGTACACCGAGCTTGCGCGCGATTTTTGGCGACGGGCGGGAGTGGCGGACCGGATCGAGCTGCGGATCGGTCCGGCGGTGGCCGGCTTGCGGGAGCTACCGACCGAGCCGCGGATCGATTTCGCGTTTATCGATGCGGACAAGCCCAACTACTATCGATACTGGCAGGAGCTGGTACCCCGGATGCGGCCCGGGGGCCTGCTGGCGGTGGACAACGTGCTGTGGGATGGTCGGGTGTTGGAGGCCGAACCGACCGACGAGCGCACGCGAGCGATCATCCAGTTCAACCAGGACATCCTCGCCGATGACCGGGTGGAGCTGGTGATGTTGCCGATCGCCGACGGGATCACCCTGGCTCGGCGCCGCTGA
- a CDS encoding ABC transporter substrate-binding protein yields the protein MTAVGGIAVLLLAGACSSDDDSGSAGGGGVDQVVYMTNFGMLGRDAYAICAEDQGFFADRDIELDIQSGSGTEENLALLISGQVDFTPTDLVGATIAAGDGVEGFKAVAAIQQNNLSAWMSVDPDIQSPRDLEGRTIGLPTGAVTELLFPTYAELAGIDLDEVEIEAVAAADLGPALGGGSVDAIGQFVVGQPTISLAAQGAEVNVFPYTDYVTDLYGVALNAATSTIEENPDLVERFRDALLEGLEWSLANPEECGQIFGEFDESVNPDLAVGELELMVPYAQVGDAELGSFDRQRVAQMIATLEAAGAVPPGVTPEDLVDFDMAP from the coding sequence ATGACCGCTGTCGGGGGCATCGCGGTGCTGCTGCTCGCCGGGGCCTGCAGCAGCGACGACGATTCGGGGTCCGCCGGGGGCGGCGGCGTCGACCAGGTGGTCTACATGACGAACTTCGGCATGTTGGGCCGCGACGCGTACGCCATCTGCGCCGAAGACCAGGGCTTCTTCGCCGACCGGGACATCGAGCTGGATATTCAGTCCGGCTCGGGCACTGAGGAGAACCTAGCGCTGCTGATCAGCGGGCAGGTCGACTTCACTCCGACCGACCTGGTCGGTGCCACCATCGCCGCCGGCGATGGGGTCGAGGGCTTCAAGGCGGTCGCAGCGATCCAGCAGAACAACCTCTCCGCCTGGATGTCGGTGGACCCGGACATCCAGTCCCCTCGCGACCTGGAGGGCCGCACCATCGGGCTGCCCACTGGGGCGGTCACCGAGCTGCTATTCCCCACCTACGCCGAGCTCGCGGGCATCGATCTCGACGAGGTGGAGATCGAAGCAGTGGCCGCCGCGGATCTCGGGCCGGCGCTGGGCGGCGGCTCGGTGGACGCGATCGGCCAGTTCGTGGTGGGCCAGCCCACCATCTCGCTCGCCGCGCAGGGGGCGGAGGTCAACGTCTTCCCCTACACCGACTACGTCACCGACCTCTACGGCGTCGCACTCAACGCCGCCACCAGCACCATTGAGGAGAACCCGGACCTGGTCGAGCGGTTCCGCGACGCGCTGCTGGAGGGCCTGGAGTGGTCGCTGGCCAACCCCGAGGAGTGTGGGCAGATCTTCGGGGAGTTCGATGAGAGCGTCAACCCGGACCTCGCCGTCGGCGAGCTGGAGCTGATGGTCCCGTACGCCCAGGTCGGTGACGCCGAGCTGGGCAGCTTCGACCGGCAGCGGGTGGCTCAGATGATCGCCACCCTGGAAGCCGCCGGGGCGGTGCCGCCGGGGGTCACGCCGGAGGATCTGGTCGACTTCGACATGGCGCCATAG